The proteins below come from a single Iocasia fonsfrigidae genomic window:
- a CDS encoding AAA family ATPase produces the protein MVKEIGIGIVISTLIILALQGFNILPLIFLSFLTFFMWQMLTNGGITGSSTANKGSTDKKIPLVRFNDIGGQDSAKKELMEALDFIKDINGIKYMGIRAIKGILLSGPPGTGKTMLAKAAARYTDSVFKATSGSEFIEMYAGLGAKRVRNLFKDAKQSAKKTGKDSAIIFIDEIDILGSKRGQVTSHLEYDQTLNQLLVEMDGLSVDDDVQLLVMAATNRIDILDQALLRPGRFDRIVQVDLPAKKGRLSILELHTANKPLDDGVDLEKIAQDTFRFSGAHLENLANEAAIFALREGSEKIKQRHFMEAIDKVIMGEKLDRRPAKEELKRVAIHETGHALIGEILNPGSVSTITITSRGRALGYVRHNQEDDFYLQTKDYIEKQISVCIAGAAAEEILLDSRSTGAKNDFEKAVKLVKIMVTSGMTELGVVDENAIPKELLHQEMTKIFTEIENFVRGLIKDNKEIVKDIADQLINNERFSGDELRKLLEISKSA, from the coding sequence ATGGTTAAAGAGATTGGAATTGGAATAGTTATTTCCACATTAATTATACTGGCTTTACAGGGGTTTAATATCCTACCACTTATTTTTCTATCCTTCTTAACTTTTTTTATGTGGCAGATGCTGACTAATGGAGGTATTACCGGTTCATCAACTGCTAATAAGGGTTCTACTGATAAGAAAATTCCTTTAGTAAGGTTTAACGATATTGGTGGACAGGATTCTGCCAAAAAGGAATTAATGGAAGCACTTGATTTTATTAAAGATATCAATGGAATAAAATATATGGGAATAAGGGCAATTAAAGGAATATTATTGAGCGGACCTCCTGGTACTGGTAAAACAATGCTAGCCAAGGCTGCCGCTAGATATACTGACTCTGTTTTTAAAGCAACTTCAGGTAGTGAGTTTATAGAAATGTATGCTGGTTTAGGTGCTAAAAGGGTTAGAAACCTATTTAAAGATGCCAAACAATCTGCTAAAAAAACTGGTAAGGATAGTGCTATTATTTTTATTGATGAAATTGATATCCTTGGTAGTAAGCGTGGACAGGTTACCAGTCATTTAGAATATGATCAAACCCTAAATCAATTACTGGTAGAGATGGATGGGTTATCTGTCGATGATGATGTTCAACTCCTGGTAATGGCTGCTACAAATAGGATCGATATTCTTGATCAGGCCCTATTAAGGCCAGGTCGTTTTGATAGAATAGTCCAGGTTGATCTTCCTGCAAAAAAAGGGCGCTTAAGTATTCTTGAACTCCATACAGCCAATAAACCACTAGATGATGGGGTTGATTTAGAAAAAATAGCCCAGGACACTTTCAGGTTTTCTGGTGCACATCTAGAAAATCTGGCTAATGAGGCAGCTATTTTTGCTTTAAGGGAAGGTTCAGAAAAAATAAAACAAAGACATTTTATGGAAGCTATCGATAAAGTGATTATGGGGGAAAAGCTTGATAGACGCCCGGCTAAAGAAGAATTAAAAAGGGTGGCTATTCATGAAACCGGTCATGCCCTGATTGGGGAAATTTTAAATCCTGGTTCAGTGTCTACTATTACTATAACATCAAGAGGACGGGCCCTTGGTTATGTAAGACATAATCAGGAAGATGATTTTTATTTACAGACCAAAGATTATATAGAAAAGCAAATCAGTGTTTGTATTGCAGGGGCAGCGGCAGAAGAAATACTTCTGGATAGTAGAAGTACTGGAGCTAAAAATGATTTTGAAAAGGCTGTAAAATTAGTAAAAATAATGGTTACCTCTGGTATGACTGAACTTGGTGTAGTAGATGAAAATGCTATACCCAAAGAATTACTACATCAGGAGATGACCAAAATCTTTACTGAAATTGAGAATTTTGTTCGGGGATTAATTAAAGATAACAAAGAAATTGTTAAAGATATTGCAGACCAGCTTATTAATAATGAAAGATTTTCTGGTGATGAGCTTAGAAAATTATTGGAGATTAGTAAGTCTGCTTAA
- the pgsA gene encoding CDP-diacylglycerol--glycerol-3-phosphate 3-phosphatidyltransferase, with the protein MNLPNKLTLGRVILVPIFMLFLLLRESHPVFFEIIALFVFIVAAITDGLDGYLARKQQKITKFGKILDPLADKLLISAALISFVALGEISAWPAIIIIGRELAVTGLRVISASEGKVIAASKWGKWKTGLQIAAVIAVIIDSDLIRLPLDIGNILLWIAVIITIISGIDYFTKTNIDFFHEEKG; encoded by the coding sequence ATGAACTTACCAAATAAATTGACTTTAGGCAGGGTAATATTAGTGCCGATTTTTATGTTATTCTTGTTATTGAGGGAAAGCCATCCGGTTTTTTTCGAAATAATTGCCTTGTTTGTTTTTATCGTAGCCGCTATTACAGATGGACTGGATGGTTATCTAGCAAGAAAACAGCAGAAGATAACCAAGTTTGGAAAGATACTTGACCCTCTGGCTGATAAGCTATTAATAAGTGCTGCTCTAATCTCTTTTGTTGCTTTAGGTGAGATTTCTGCCTGGCCTGCTATTATAATTATTGGCCGGGAACTGGCAGTAACTGGATTGCGGGTAATATCAGCAAGTGAAGGTAAGGTGATAGCTGCCAGTAAATGGGGCAAGTGGAAAACGGGGTTACAGATTGCAGCTGTTATAGCTGTAATAATAGACTCGGATTTAATAAGATTGCCTCTTGATATAGGAAATATTTTATTATGGATTGCTGTGATTATTACAATTATTTCTGGTATTGACTATTTTACTAAAACTAATATTGATTTTTTTCATGAAGAAAAGGGTTGA
- the rimO gene encoding 30S ribosomal protein S12 methylthiotransferase RimO: MITTSLISLGCSKNQVDSELMLGVLSKDDDICIIDNPANADIIIINTCGFIQDAREESIDTIIQAGQLKKQGQCKSIIVTGCLTQRYRDEILNELPEVDAIIGTSKFDEITNILKLTLSGNRVNRVASPAFSYKSSQARVLSELHYAYVKIAEGCNNNCSYCSIPRIRGPLYSRQMEDIYEEVAGFVEKGVKEIILVAQDTTCYGLDIYGKPALADLLEKLNEIKNLKWLRIMYSYPERINNRLISIMANSDKICNYLDLPVQHSSNKIRKRMNRTGRRSQLLTRIKKIRREIPGIALRTSLIVGFPGETDEDFRDLIDFIQQIRFDRLGVFKYSAEEDTPASSYSGQIPEDIKEERYQKIMEIQREISYNNNQRLVGKNIEVLIDEITDEYAIGRSRYDAPEIDNQVYLAVKSYRKGDLLYCKVSDAYEYDLIGEIIK; encoded by the coding sequence ATGATTACAACATCATTAATCAGTCTTGGTTGCTCCAAAAATCAGGTGGATAGTGAACTTATGTTGGGGGTTTTATCGAAAGATGATGATATTTGTATAATAGATAATCCAGCTAATGCTGATATAATAATAATTAATACTTGTGGATTTATTCAGGATGCCAGGGAAGAATCAATTGATACAATAATTCAGGCTGGTCAGTTAAAAAAACAGGGGCAGTGTAAGTCTATTATTGTAACTGGCTGTCTTACTCAGAGATATAGAGATGAAATACTAAATGAACTACCTGAAGTTGATGCAATTATAGGAACGAGTAAATTTGATGAAATAACAAATATTCTAAAACTTACCCTAAGTGGAAATAGGGTTAATAGAGTGGCTTCTCCAGCATTTTCATATAAATCTTCACAGGCGAGGGTCTTATCAGAACTACATTATGCTTATGTTAAAATAGCAGAAGGTTGTAATAATAATTGTAGTTACTGTAGTATACCTAGAATAAGGGGTCCTTTATACAGCCGTCAAATGGAAGATATTTACGAAGAAGTAGCAGGGTTTGTAGAAAAGGGTGTTAAAGAGATTATATTAGTTGCTCAGGATACTACCTGTTACGGGCTGGACATATATGGAAAACCTGCCCTAGCTGACTTGTTAGAAAAATTAAATGAGATTAAAAATCTTAAATGGTTGAGAATAATGTATAGTTATCCCGAAAGGATTAACAACAGACTTATTAGTATAATGGCTAATAGTGATAAGATTTGCAATTACCTTGATCTTCCTGTACAACATTCTTCAAATAAAATAAGAAAAAGAATGAATAGAACAGGTAGAAGGTCTCAACTCCTTACTAGGATAAAAAAAATTAGAAGGGAAATACCAGGTATTGCCCTCAGAACTTCATTAATAGTAGGTTTTCCAGGTGAAACAGATGAAGACTTCAGGGATTTAATAGATTTTATCCAGCAGATAAGGTTTGATAGATTAGGTGTTTTTAAGTATTCTGCTGAAGAGGATACCCCGGCTTCATCATATAGCGGACAGATTCCTGAGGATATTAAAGAAGAAAGGTATCAAAAGATAATGGAAATTCAACGGGAGATATCTTATAATAATAATCAGAGACTAGTGGGGAAAAATATAGAGGTATTAATCGATGAAATTACAGATGAATATGCAATTGGACGGAGCAGATATGATGCGCCTGAGATTGATAATCAGGTCTATCTAGCTGTAAAAAGTTATAGGAAAGGTGATCTGCTCTATTGTAAAGTCAGTGATGCCTACGAATATGATTTAATAGGAGAGATAATTAAATGA
- a CDS encoding DUF2103 domain-containing protein, whose amino-acid sequence MSENRYRSNKIKQEHTILSDIFPFLEEIAMMKTVKSIIPGRINRRKGSGIQAYLQLKYKTASGIKLLGKTSSSIQEVFVVTDNQDKTIENLKLKEFIK is encoded by the coding sequence GTGTCAGAAAATAGATATCGGTCCAATAAGATTAAACAGGAACATACAATTTTGAGTGATATTTTTCCTTTTCTAGAGGAGATTGCTATGATGAAGACGGTAAAGAGTATTATTCCAGGGCGAATAAACAGACGTAAAGGAAGTGGAATACAGGCTTATCTACAATTGAAGTATAAGACTGCAAGTGGTATTAAATTACTGGGAAAAACTAGTTCTTCAATCCAGGAGGTATTTGTGGTTACAGATAATCAGGATAAAACAATAGAAAACCTGAAATTAAAGGAATTTATTAAATAA
- a CDS encoding LLM class flavin-dependent oxidoreductase translates to MSIKNEIKAKIIETDWTIKDVAAELGKRYNINYSPENLSNKLRRQTIQYQEVKEIADIIGYELKWVKK, encoded by the coding sequence ATGAGCATCAAAAATGAAATAAAAGCAAAAATAATAGAAACGGACTGGACTATTAAAGATGTTGCTGCTGAATTAGGAAAAAGATATAATATAAATTATTCCCCTGAAAATTTAAGCAATAAATTACGACGACAGACAATACAATATCAAGAAGTAAAAGAAATCGCAGATATAATTGGCTATGAACTAAAATGGGTTAAGAAATAA
- a CDS encoding HepT-like ribonuclease domain-containing protein gives MIDRNKKALNDIIYCIDLINRYTDGISKHDFLTSQEKQDLVVHRLEILGEATKRLTEYFISKYPDINWSEMAKMRDVLIH, from the coding sequence ATGATAGATAGAAACAAAAAGGCTCTGAATGATATTATTTATTGTATTGATCTAATTAATCGTTATACTGATGGTATCTCTAAACACGATTTTTTAACCAGTCAGGAAAAACAAGATCTGGTTGTTCACCGATTGGAGATATTAGGGGAAGCCACTAAAAGATTAACTGAGTATTTTATCAGTAAGTATCCTGATATTAACTGGAGTGAAATGGCCAAGATGCGTGATGTCTTAATCCATTAG
- a CDS encoding nucleotidyltransferase family protein gives MQLSKEMISKIEKILRDRDVSKASIFGSYARGDASDNSDIDLLIEPAKKSLFEIAGIKMDLEKALDKEFDVLTYNGLNYSRDAEFKERVLKEHMIII, from the coding sequence ATGCAATTATCTAAAGAAATGATTAGTAAGATTGAGAAAATATTAAGGGATAGAGATGTTTCAAAGGCCAGCATCTTTGGTTCTTATGCCCGGGGAGATGCCAGTGATAATAGTGATATCGATTTGCTAATTGAACCTGCCAAAAAAAGTCTCTTTGAGATTGCTGGTATAAAAATGGATTTAGAAAAAGCCCTGGATAAAGAGTTCGATGTACTGACATATAATGGCCTGAATTATTCCAGAGATGCTGAGTTTAAGGAACGTGTTTTAAAAGAACACATGATAATAATATGA
- a CDS encoding fumarylacetoacetate hydrolase family protein, with protein MKIVRFTKDNRKSYGILKEGKIQIINGGVFDDYNLSDEVLNLDEVVLENPVNPPNIIAVGLNYQKHAEEGSQDFGKLPDAPVLFVKTTNSVIGPEQDIKLPLSAPNEVDYEAELAVIIGKKAKNIEKEEVADYILGYTCGNDVSARDCQLRIDKQWARGKSFDTFCPLGPWLETELNPDNCKIQSRLNGRVMQNSNTSNMIFSAAEIISYCSKNMTLFPGTVIMTGTPEGVGFAREEPVFLREGDLIEIEIEGIGVLKNTVIKER; from the coding sequence ATGAAGATTGTAAGATTTACTAAAGATAACAGGAAAAGCTATGGAATTTTAAAAGAGGGTAAGATACAAATTATTAATGGGGGTGTTTTTGATGATTATAATTTATCTGATGAGGTTCTTAATCTGGATGAAGTTGTTCTAGAAAATCCAGTTAATCCACCTAATATTATTGCAGTTGGCTTAAACTATCAAAAACATGCTGAGGAGGGTTCACAGGATTTTGGTAAATTACCAGATGCCCCTGTTCTTTTTGTTAAAACAACTAATAGTGTTATTGGACCTGAACAGGATATAAAACTACCATTAAGTGCTCCGAATGAAGTGGATTATGAGGCAGAATTGGCCGTTATTATCGGGAAAAAAGCTAAAAATATTGAAAAAGAAGAGGTTGCTGATTATATATTGGGCTATACCTGTGGTAATGACGTAAGTGCCAGGGACTGCCAATTGAGGATAGATAAACAGTGGGCCAGGGGTAAGTCATTTGATACCTTTTGTCCTTTAGGACCATGGCTTGAAACAGAGCTTAATCCTGATAATTGTAAGATTCAGTCAAGATTAAATGGAAGGGTAATGCAGAATTCTAATACATCAAATATGATTTTTTCAGCGGCAGAAATAATAAGTTACTGTTCCAAAAATATGACACTTTTTCCAGGAACAGTTATTATGACTGGTACACCTGAAGGGGTAGGTTTTGCTAGAGAAGAGCCTGTTTTTCTTAGGGAAGGTGACCTTATTGAAATAGAGATAGAGGGTATTGGAGTATTAAAAAATACTGTTATAAAAGAGAGATAA